A genomic region of bacterium contains the following coding sequences:
- a CDS encoding sigma-70 family RNA polymerase sigma factor translates to MARSKRDIDRTLDLYLKEIGETPLLKPEEEVELAKRIKEGDQEALEKLTKANLRFVVSVAKQYQNQGLSLADLINEGNIGLIKAAKRFDEKRGFKFISYAVWWIRQSILQALAEQSRIVRLPLNRVGTLHKIGKAASELEQEYGRAPSTDEIAEELDMTIEEINDTLQISNSHLSLDQPFTEGESNSLKDVLEDERAQSPDEPVMNESLKEEIERVLSTLTEREAEVITLYFGINRERALTLEEIGERFGLTRERVRQIKEKAIKRLRHATRSKNLRAYVT, encoded by the coding sequence ATGGCGAGAAGTAAACGCGATATCGATAGAACCCTTGATCTTTATCTAAAGGAGATAGGTGAGACCCCTCTTTTAAAACCCGAGGAGGAAGTAGAATTAGCAAAAAGGATAAAGGAGGGCGATCAGGAAGCACTGGAAAAACTTACCAAAGCCAACCTTAGATTCGTTGTAAGCGTTGCAAAACAATATCAAAATCAGGGGCTCTCGCTGGCTGACCTTATAAACGAGGGCAACATCGGTCTCATAAAAGCTGCGAAAAGATTCGATGAGAAGCGCGGTTTCAAGTTCATCTCGTATGCTGTATGGTGGATAAGACAGTCCATACTTCAAGCGCTTGCTGAACAGAGCAGGATAGTAAGGCTTCCCCTCAATAGGGTGGGGACTCTTCACAAAATAGGCAAAGCCGCAAGCGAGCTCGAACAGGAATACGGAAGAGCACCCAGCACCGATGAAATAGCTGAAGAACTCGACATGACCATAGAGGAGATAAACGATACGCTTCAAATCTCAAACTCCCATCTATCGCTGGATCAGCCGTTCACAGAGGGCGAAAGCAATTCGCTAAAAGATGTTCTTGAGGACGAACGCGCACAATCCCCCGATGAACCCGTAATGAACGAATCCCTTAAAGAGGAAATAGAAAGGGTGCTATCGACGCTTACCGAGCGCGAAGCGGAAGTTATAACGCTTTATTTTGGCATAAATAGGGAGCGGGCACTAACACTTGAGGAGATAGGGGAAAGGTTTGGACTGACGAGGGAAAGAGTGAGACAGATAAAAGAAAAGGCTATAAAAAGGTTGCGGCACGCTACGAGAAGT